A genomic stretch from Pieris brassicae chromosome 9, ilPieBrab1.1, whole genome shotgun sequence includes:
- the LOC123714289 gene encoding uncharacterized protein LOC123714289, translated as MDCDHTTDIVLKEKYSNLISKIIETNVYYVTCLECCKYYVVPTTASCGHSLCHTCWYGRQTCPNCRIKIDRKSLKLNMVLQNLTEHIHNLKDASKDIFGPTTDYIMSCMDNGLLQDPTKNVNEWLTSSQNHFSAPVTTPESIPELTIPPKILDKDIQFHQENKITTKAVLIDQNDWDKIEELPESEDILNKDKENIIGPMDIEQLEIIDGYEEYSTDNPRRSSRNKDILLSNEKNTASSLTKIIKNKNTNNWTTVKNMKHEFSKLNKQAKNKLDVSVEIAKAIQNCKKTILPLENSSKISDVDIVSSLTGNENMIKNTVHVHFENITNNQSDEYTIENRKENCKLTTDSSKNLISLGSSKRNNQIYLSKTIEEKDKSSNSHDNNRSKNNVTFFKRSPWSSKIGLKVEDNENLKNETSEIVNTDDIEITIKIGKTIANICIKKKDNNVNVKVNSEREIQSSISHNNVNKISVSTSPFKDNSQEKRKTELVNKSIQAFDEIDSVKKKNTASADTSSLNTDKKTIERHLSSINEVEEIKNTNNSCPEMVQPKLNKYPKDCLNDFDMFDSESVKDCNIQPLSRSVHTPSAIFMPSNVSKLKSQIKSNKRERDESETDVPNKKGKLTPTMSGKRNLITLNESEPGDYNEILDQVFANIKADMKGGKATDSENKISNTQKIPITSSQTLNKFQIKNNIKEKPTQKCSENIFSLLEHELELDISQGNHKSIDIKKTKSKEIAEKINTQLQSTDNDMDIDPSTPQNDDSDKSVVEDTPQKDISHKSKQMDSIKSRRESKKHESVVNIDETEDTKVTIIENNRSIETPASMYKFVNNLHHKSTPMAKKSLDFNYTEQMCPINTQEREIISKAFEQIKPENKIKKYCLVVSCLPPPDVARVKLLCTQRKWTFVDKFTPDVTHLIVSVTDDNRAQRSVKFICALAASKWILSMEWIHKCINSKEVVNEEPHEVLDITGEPGPRRSRLARQKLFTGIKFYCMPPFGVLDIETLKEILVFAGGEVVNEIKDVKATDAPSLLLAEPESTQENRFIELAVHLSVVPVNYEWVLNSLGYYTLDTIVDLLLCPDSLLPQVIMKWPRALISSQDSIDD; from the exons atggaTTGTGATCATACAACGGATATTGTACTAAAGGAAAAATATTCGAATTTAATTTCCAAAATCATAGAGACAAACGTGTACTATGTTACTTGTTTGGAAtg ctgtaaatattatgtagtaCCCACTACAGCTTCCTGCGGTCACTCTTTGTGTCACACATGTTGGTATGGGAGGCAAACATGTCCGAATTGTAGAATTAAAATAGATCGTAAATCATTAAAACTGAACATGGTACTACAAAATTTGACTGAACATATACACAACTTAAAGGATGCATCAAAAGATATATTTGGCCCAA CAACTGACTATATTATGTCATGTATGGACAATGGACTTCTACAGGAtcctacaaaaaatgtaaatgaatGGTTAACAAGTTCACAGAACCACTTCTCAGCACCTGTTACAACACCAGAATCTATTCCAGAATTGACAATACCTCCTAAAATTTTAGATAAAGATATTCAATTCCACCAAGAGAATAAAATAACTACTAAAGCTGTATTAATAGATCAAAATGATTGGGACAAGATTGAGGAGCTTCCTGAGTCAGAAGACATATTAAATAAGgataaagaaaacataattGGGCCAATGGATATTGAACAATTGGAGATAATTGATGGGTATGAAGAATATTCAACAGACAATCCTCGTAGAAGTTCCagaaataaagatatattattaagtaacgaaaaaaatacagctagctctttaactaaaattattaaaaataaaaacacaaataattggACAACTGTCAAGAACATGAAGCATGAgtttagtaaattaaacaaacaagcTAAAAACAAATTGGATGTTTCAGTTGAAATAGCTAAAGCAattcaaaattgtaaaaaaactatactGCCACTCGAAAACAGTAGTAAAATCAGTGATGTGGATATAGTATCATCCTTAACAGGAAATGagaatatgattaaaaatactgTTCATGtccattttgaaaatattactaataaccAGTCTGATGAATATACTATAGAAAATAGAAAAGAGAATTGTAAACTAACTACAGATTCTAGTAAGAATTTGATTTCATTGGGATCATCAAAAAGAAATAATCAGATATACTTAAGCAAAACTATAGAAGAAAAAGATAAATCATCAAATTCTCATGATAATAATCGTAGTAAAAACAATGtaacatttttcaaaagaaGTCCATGGAGTAGCAAAATAGGTTTAAAAGTTGAAGATaatgagaatttaaaaaatgagaCTAGTGAGATAGTAAACACTGATGATATTGAGATAACAATCAAAATTGGAAAAACTATAgccaatatttgtattaagaaaaaagataataatgttaatgtcAAAGTAAATTCTGAGCGTGAAATTCAATCATCTATTTCGcacaataatgttaataagatCAGTGTTTCTACTTCACCTTTTAAAGATAATTCACAAGAGAAACGGAAAACTGAGCTAGTTAACAAATCCATACAAGCTTTTGATGAAATTGActcagtaaaaaaaaaaaatacagcatCTGCTGATACCTCAAGCTTAAATACTGATAAGAAAACTATTGAAAGACACTTAAGCTCCATAAATGAAgttgaagaaattaaaaatactaataattcttGTCCAGAGATGGTTCAgcctaaattaaataagtatccTAAAGACTGTTTGAATGATTTCGATATGTTTGACAGTGAATCAGTTAAGGATTGTAATATACAACCACTTTCAAGATCAGTACACACTCCATCAGCAATTTTTATGCCATCCAATGTGTCCAAACTtaaatcacaaataaaaagtaataagaGAGAACGCGATGAATCTGAAACTGATGTACCAAATAAGAAAGGTAAACTTACCCCAACAATGAGTGGAAAAAGAAACTTGATAACACTTAACGAAAGTGAACCTGGTGACTATAATGAGATATTGGATCAAGTATTTGCCAATATAAAGGCGGATATGAAAGGAGGCAAAGCTACAGatagtgaaaataaaatttcaaatacacAAAAGATTCCTATAACCAGTTCCcagacattaaataaatttcaaataaaaaacaacattaaagAAAAGCCGACACAAAAGTGcagtgaaaatattttttctttacttgaACATGAATTGGAGTTAGATATATCACAAGGCAATCAT aAATCTAttgatattaagaaaacaaaatcaaaagaaatagctgaaaaaattaacacacAGTTACAAAGCACAGACAACGATATGGATATTGATCCTAGTACGCCACAAAATGATGATTCTGATAAGAGTGTTGTTGAAGACACTCCACAAAA AGACATATCTCATAAATCCAAACAGATGGATTCAATTAAATCAAGGCGCGAGTCAAAAAAACATGAATCTGTGGTTAACATAGATGAAACAGAAGACACAAAAGTGACTATAATCGAAAATAATCGATCCATTGAAACACCAGCGTCTATGTACAAATTTGTGAATAATTTGCATCATAAATCCACCCCAATGGCGAAGAAGTCCCTTGATTTCAACTACACAGAACAAATGTGCCCTATTAATACGCAAGAAAGAGAAATTATAAGTAAAGCGTTTGAACAGATAAAgccagaaaataaaataaaaaagtattgtcTGGTCGTTTCGTGTTTGCCACCGCCAGATGTCGCTAGGGTGAAATTGCTTTGCACGCAAAGGAAATGGACGTTTGTTGATAAGTTCACACCGGATGTGACGCATTTGATTGTTAGTGTTACGGATGATAATAGGGCTCAGCG atcggtaaaatttatttgcgCTCTGGCAGCGTCTAAATGGATACTTTCAATGGAATGGattcataaatgtattaatagcAAGGAAGTCGTGAATGag GAACCTCACGAAGTATTGGATATAACGGGCGAGCCAGGTCCGCGCAGGTCGCGACTCGCACGCCAGAAGTTGTTCACCGGAATCAAATTCTACTGCATGCCACCATTCGGAGTGCTCGATATCGAAACCCTTaag gAAATATTGGTTTTCGCTGGTGGTGAAGTGGTGAATGAGATTAAAGATGTAAAGGCAACTGACGCACCTTCGTTACTCTTGGCAGAGCCTGAAAGCACCCAAGAAAATAGATTTATAG AACTAGCGGTGCATCTAAGCGTTGTGCCAGTTAACTACGAGTGGGTCCTCAACAGTCTGGGTTATTACACGTTAGACACCATCGTTGACCTCCTCCTGTGTCCAGATTCGTTACTCCCGCAGGTCATAATGAAGTGGCCGCGCGCGCTTATATCATCACAAGATTCGATTGAcgattaa
- the LOC123714711 gene encoding ATP synthase subunit delta, mitochondrial, with amino-acid sequence MASALRSSLRSVFRKVQIRTYAEAPAIKEGEMALTFAAGNKVFYDKQAVKQVDVPSFSGAFGILPKHVPTLAVLRPGVVTVLENDGKQNKIFVSSGTITVNDDSSVQVLAEEAHPLENLDRAAAQEALSKAQSEFNSAANEKAKAEAAIAVEVAEEIVKAASA; translated from the exons ATGGCTTCAGCTTTGCGTTCTTCTTTAAGAAGTGTGTTCCGGAAGGTACAAATTCGGACCTATGCTGAAGCACCAGCAATTAAAGAGGGTGAAATGGCACTCACATTTGCTGCTGGCAACAAA GTCTTCTACGACAAGCAAGCTGTAAAACAAGTAGATGTACCATCATTTAGTGGTGCTTTTGGTATCCTCCCTAAGCATGTGCCCACTCTTG CGGTTCTCAGGCCCGGTGTTGTGACAGTGCTAGAAAACGATGGAAAACAGAACAAAATCTTTGTGTCATCAGGGACAATTACTGTTAACGACGACTCATCTGTTCAG gTGCTCGCTGAGGAAGCCCACCCATTAGAAAACCTTGACAGAGCAGCAGCACAAGAGGCACTTAGCAAGGCGCAATCAGAATTCAACTCTGCTGCCAATGAGAAg GCCAAAGCAGAGGCAGCGATCGCAGTGGAAGTCGCCGAAGAAATTGTTAAAGCTGCGTCTGCGTAA